The window tcctttctgctgcaATTGCCTTCACCGCTGTGCCGTCTCTTCTTCCCCAGATGCTTCTGCATCTCCCGCAGAGGGTCCAGACGGCTCTTGATCTTCTCATCTGGGGCTGGGCCAGGCGGGGGGCCCCCTCGCTCTGGGGGTAGCTGGTACCAAGGGGGTTGAGTCTGTGCCTCTGCTGCACTCTGGCCCAGGTATGTCAGGATGCCCAGAGCTTTCTCTTGCCTCTCCTGAGGGGGCCAGGAAACACAAGAGATGGGATATAATCTTTCAAGGTGTCAGGTGTGTCTCCCTGACATAGGAATCTAAGCAAACAGGTACCTAAGGCTTGTCATGAACCAGTTGTACCAGGTGCTGGGGATGGAAGACACCAACAGAGGCCAAGTTCCCCCTGGGAGGATAGTGGCAGGTACAGTAACAGCAGGGGAAGGAGGGGACAAGTGGAGCCACTTGAGTGTTCAGAGGCAGGCATCTTTGCAGAGAGACTTGAAGAGAAGCCTGAAGGGATCAAGCAAAGCAGAGGAGCCATGGGTGGGGTCAGCAAGTCCAGAGACAGCAGGTGAGTGACGAGCTGATGTacctgttttttttgagatgcagtctcactctgttgcccaggctcgagtgcagtggcaccatctcggctcactgcaacctctgcctcccaggttcaagcaatcctcctgcctcagccccgttagtagctgggattacaggcacgcaccaccatgcccggctaatttttgtatttttagtagagacggggttttgccatgtttggccaggctggtcttgaactcctgacctcaggtgatccatccaccttggcctcccaatgtgctgggattacaggtgggagccaccatgcacgACCACTGATGTActttttacacttgatcttagccaaaaagCAAGAGGTGactgattcacttttttttttttttttttttttttgggatggggtctcgctctgtcacccaggctggagtgcagtggtgcaatctcagctcactgcaccttccacctcccgggtcaagcgattctcctgcttcagcctccaagtagctgggattacaggcgtgcaccaccacactaggcttatttttttgtatttttagagatacCATggtgactaggctggtcttgaactcctgacctcaggtgatccacctgccttagcctcccaaagtgctgggattacaggcaaatgaGCCACAGCTggctgatttacatttttaaaagcccatCAGGTTTGAGACCCCTCCAGTTTGAAGAACTGAGCAGTTTGCCTAGCAGCTGGGGACCTCTAGCATCTCCCTCCAAGCCCTGTGGGCGCCCAGATGGCAACAgccaacacttctttttttttttttttttttttttttttttttttttttttttttttttttttttgaggcggagtctcgctctgtcgcccggactggagtgcagtggctggatctcagctcactgcaagctccgcctcccgggtttacgcctctttctgcctcccagcctccggtagctgggactacaggcacccaccacctcgcccggctgtttttgttatttttagtagagacggggtttcaccgtgttagccaggatggtctcgatctcctgacctcgtgatccgcccgtctcggcctcccaaagtgctgggattacaggcttgagccaccgcgcccggccgccaacACTTCTTAAGTGTCATGCTTTGGTATGGTTCTAAATTCTGTGTGTGCGCTCTCGTTTGACCTTGATCACAAGCAGTGGCTAAAGTGCCCTCTGCCCCCAACTCGATTCATGGCTCCTCTAATGAAGTGCGTGAGGCCAGCTTACTTTCTCCTGTCGCTTTTCTTCCTCGTACTCTTTATTGCCTCTGAtcactcctttcccttcctccagcAGCTCCCGAAACAGGTCCACAGGGCCAGAACTTGGGGCTTCCGCCTCTGCTGCTTCAAGCTCAGGCAGTGAGTTCTGATGTCTGGCTTTCTTTCGTAGGAATTCTGTACGGGCCTGGGGAGAAAGTTATAGGCAGGGCATTCAGAACCTAGAGGTAATTCAAGAACTGTGAGTCTGGTGCCCACCACAGAAAATGGCAGTCCAGGGTGCTGGGGTTATAAGAAAGGGAGCACTGGGCGCCTAAAAGAGGCACCTGTCCTAGCTGGGGGTGAGGGTAGGCAGATGAGGCAACGCCTGGGTTTTGTAAACTGCTTTTCAAATCGTAAACCACGGGTCATCAAGGATGGCTGGGAGGAGGTCCCTGGCCTAAACCAAAGGggttcctaacctcaagtgagaCAATTAAAACAGCCATAAAGGTAGACCAAATTGCATTAGGCCACACGATCTGAATTCTAGCCATGGCTCCAAGTCACTACCCCAAGTCGACTGCTGAAGCCCTGTCCCCCACCTTCAGGACGCGAATTTCAAACAGCGCTCAGCAGCCTACTGAGATTCTAAAACCCCAGACTGCCTCCCACCCACTGTGGAGGATCAGACTAGCTAAGGAACTGAAAGTTGGGTGTACACCAAACAGATTTAAGGAGCCATACAGAAAGcccatgtttgtgtgtatgtgtctagggGGCGGTGCAGGAAAGGGCTCGCCAGATGGCGTGGAGCCTGGCCGTCCCCCTCTCCTTAAATGTGCCTTCCCCTCACTGAAGCCATCTCACTTCGTGCAACGGAGATGACAGTGCCCCTCTAAGAACGAACGGTGCCTATTGGGGATTCCGCAAGTCAGGCGCTCTGCATGTAATTAGCAtacaataggtgctcaataaataggcTGTGCAGGCAAACTAAAAAGTGATCCGATTTTCCTTGAACTGTCCAAGCGCTCATGTATTCGTTAAATGTttttaagcttctcttttgtGCTAGACACTGTTCCAGCCATGTGAAATACATCGGTGGGGGGAAACTAAGACGAAGGCGAGATCAAGGGAGGTTTCGTGGAAGTGGGCACAAGGTTTGCAGAGCAACGTCCTCGCAAACGGGATCGGCGCCCGGTCCGAATTTCACACGGGGCACACCGAGCCTGCGCAGCGCCTCCGCTTCCGGCCCCCAACCGCGGCGCGTGCGCGCTGGGCTCCGGAGGTCCGCCCGGCCGGCCTCTGAGCTTACCT of the Rhinopithecus roxellana isolate Shanxi Qingling unplaced genomic scaffold, ASM756505v1 contig3976, whole genome shotgun sequence genome contains:
- the LENG1 gene encoding leukocyte receptor cluster member 1 → AREEEKERERRVLLAQQEARTEFLRKKARHQNSLPELEAAEAEAPSSGPVDLFRELLEEGKGVIRGNKEYEEEKRQEKERQEKALGILTYLGQSAAEAQTQPPWYQLPPERGGPPPGPAPDEKIKSRLDPLREMQKHLGKKRRHSGEGNCSRKEKKEGSEKQRPKEPPSLDQLRAERLRREAAERARTEALLARVQGRALQEGQPEEETDDRRRWYNSQFNPQLARRPRQQDPHFAH